A genomic stretch from Aerococcaceae bacterium zg-1292 includes:
- a CDS encoding DUF1538 domain-containing protein: MKDKLREVMIAVVPIVILVLIIHWFLVPLSATQLSLFFVGALLVLIGLAIFLLGVDISVSRMGYLLGQGLTKKGKVSYIVIGGLLIGFIVSIAEPSLTILGYQIQEMSHNALGQMTVVLVVSLGVAALLAVGLLRIIFNWDIRLIVTIGYLLIFGLSFFVEEAIFTFAFDSSGATTGALTVPFVLAMSSGISDLFGDGSDDEDRSFGLVGIASIGPIIAMLLLGVFNKGNLSGDFPEPVTKELSIMRILMSELADSIHQVILGALPLVFIFLIYHFFISRQSKQTFKDIMFGLGYLMFGLVLFLTGVSAGFMPIGQHLGMALFHEHSMFVIVLIGFILGVMAILAEPAVYVLIDQIEDTTGGTISRKLVLILIAVGVGVAIALTILRVLIPALRLWHILLPGYFLVLLLVRFVPKLFVGMGFDSGGVASGPMTGTFIFAFVQGISIANPTANPIIDGFGMIALVAMVPILFIELLGFMYVLISRNQQD; encoded by the coding sequence TTGAAGGATAAATTAAGAGAAGTAATGATTGCTGTTGTACCGATTGTAATACTTGTATTAATTATTCATTGGTTTTTAGTTCCTTTGTCAGCGACCCAATTGAGTTTGTTCTTTGTTGGAGCGTTGTTGGTATTAATTGGCTTAGCAATCTTTTTACTCGGTGTAGATATTAGTGTGAGCCGCATGGGATATTTATTGGGGCAAGGTTTAACGAAAAAAGGAAAAGTCAGTTATATCGTTATTGGAGGCTTGTTGATCGGTTTTATTGTGTCCATTGCAGAGCCTTCGTTAACCATCTTAGGATATCAAATCCAAGAAATGTCACATAATGCCTTAGGACAAATGACTGTGGTATTGGTTGTGTCCTTGGGGGTTGCGGCATTATTAGCAGTTGGTTTGTTACGGATTATTTTTAATTGGGATATACGCTTGATTGTAACGATAGGCTATCTGTTAATATTTGGACTATCCTTTTTTGTAGAAGAAGCCATTTTTACCTTTGCATTTGATTCGTCCGGTGCGACGACAGGAGCCTTAACCGTTCCGTTTGTATTAGCGATGAGTTCAGGTATTTCCGATTTGTTTGGTGACGGGAGTGATGATGAGGACCGTAGTTTTGGACTAGTCGGTATTGCGTCAATTGGTCCGATTATTGCGATGTTATTACTCGGTGTTTTTAATAAAGGGAATTTGTCAGGGGATTTTCCAGAACCGGTAACGAAAGAATTATCTATCATGCGTATTCTAATGAGTGAATTAGCTGATAGTATTCATCAAGTTATTTTAGGAGCTCTACCACTTGTATTCATCTTTCTTATCTATCATTTCTTTATATCACGTCAATCAAAACAAACATTTAAAGATATTATGTTTGGGCTTGGCTATTTGATGTTTGGTTTGGTATTATTTTTAACAGGAGTATCGGCTGGTTTTATGCCGATTGGGCAACATTTGGGGATGGCCTTGTTCCATGAACATTCAATGTTTGTCATTGTACTTATCGGATTTATACTCGGTGTGATGGCGATTTTAGCAGAGCCGGCAGTCTATGTATTGATTGACCAAATCGAGGATACAACCGGTGGGACTATCTCTCGGAAATTAGTATTGATACTGATTGCGGTCGGTGTCGGTGTGGCCATTGCGCTAACGATATTACGAGTATTGATTCCAGCATTACGTCTATGGCACATTTTATTACCGGGTTATTTTTTAGTTCTTTTGCTGGTGCGATTTGTACCAAAATTATTTGTTGGGATGGGATTTGACTCAGGTGGTGTGGCCAGTGGACCGATGACGGGAACCTTTATATTTGCCTTTGTACAAGGTATTTCGATTGCTAATCCAACGGCTAATCCGATTATTGATGGCTTTGGTATGATTGCCTTAGTCGCAATGGTTCCAATTTTATTTATTGAGTTGTTAGGCTTTATGTATGTGTTGATTTCACGGAATCAACAAGATTAA
- the rpoC gene encoding DNA-directed RNA polymerase subunit beta' encodes MIDVNNFEAMQIGLASSEKIRSWSYGEVKKPETINYRTLKPERDGLFCERIFGPTKDWECSCGKLKRVRYKGRVCDRCGVEVTKAKVRRERMGHIELAAPVTHVWYFKGIPSRMGLVLDVSPRYLEEVIYFASYIVIDPGDTPLEAKSLLTESEYRERKREYGDRFYAKMGAEAIKELLEAVDLEAEVAELKEILKTATGQKRTRAIRRLDILDAFRESGNQPSWMVMDVLPVIPPDIRPMVQLEGGRFATSDLNDLYRRVINRNNRLKRLLDLGAPSIIVQNEKRMLQEAVDALIDNGRRGRAVTGPGNRPLKSLSHMLKGKQGRFRQNLLGKRVDYSGRSVIVVGPNLKMYQCGLPKEMAIELFKPFVMKELVEREIATNIKNAKRMIETQDDAIWPVIEEVIREHPVLLNRAPTLHRLGIQAFEPTLVEGRAIRLHPLVCEAFNADFDGDQMAVHVPLSEEAQAEARLLMLAAQNILNPKDGKPVVTPSQDMVLGNYYLTLEEPGRVGEGLVLSTVGEAEIAYQSGYAHLHTRVAIPAKALPGKPFTEWQKSRLMVTTIGKLLFNEIMPLEFPYLNEPTNENLTVQTPDKYFLEPGTNVKEAIAAMDMVPPFKKKDFGNIIAEVFKRFHITETSVMLDKLKNLGYKYSTRAGITVGVADVLRLESKAGILEEAHKRVDNITKQYRRGLITEDERYESVIRTWEQAKDKVQEDLKNSLPRLNPIHMMSDSGARGNISNFTQLAGMRGNMAAPSGKIIELPITSNFREGLSVLEMFISTHGARKGMTDTALKTADSGYLTRRLVDVAQDVIIREDDCGTDKGIEVTEIADGNSVIESLEERLIGRYTQKTVRHPQTGDVIIAADKLITEDKAAEIAAAGVEAVTIRSVFTCDTKHGVCKHCYGRNLATGMEVEVGEAVGTIAAQSIGEPGTQLTMRTFHTGGVAGGGDITQGLPRIQEIFEARNPKGRATISEVSGTVETIEEKANDRSKDITIVGVNDTRTYNVPYQSRLKVKEGDQVERGQALTEGSIDPKELLRVTDVITVEKYLLREVQSVYRGQGVEIGDKHVEVMVRQMLRKVRVMDPASTNILPGALMDIADFTQANIEAITAGEVPATARPVLLGITKAALETKSFISAASFQETTRVLTDAAIRGKKDVLLGLKENVTIGKLIPAGTGMARYRNIKSNLEVPVEALLDMDVTAVEDNSDVETPTV; translated from the coding sequence TTGATCGATGTTAATAATTTTGAAGCGATGCAAATCGGATTAGCGTCTTCGGAAAAAATTCGTAGTTGGTCATATGGTGAAGTCAAAAAACCTGAAACCATTAACTATCGTACATTAAAACCGGAACGTGATGGTTTGTTCTGTGAAAGAATTTTTGGACCAACAAAAGATTGGGAATGTAGCTGTGGTAAATTAAAACGTGTACGCTATAAAGGTCGTGTGTGTGATCGTTGTGGTGTGGAAGTAACGAAAGCAAAAGTGCGTCGTGAGCGTATGGGACATATTGAATTAGCTGCACCTGTGACCCATGTTTGGTATTTTAAAGGAATTCCAAGCCGTATGGGATTAGTGTTAGATGTGAGTCCACGTTATTTAGAAGAAGTAATCTATTTTGCCTCTTATATTGTAATTGATCCAGGCGATACACCATTAGAAGCAAAATCATTGTTAACAGAATCTGAATATCGCGAGAGAAAACGTGAGTACGGTGACCGTTTCTACGCAAAAATGGGTGCAGAAGCGATTAAAGAATTGTTAGAAGCAGTTGACTTAGAAGCAGAAGTGGCTGAGTTAAAAGAAATCTTAAAAACAGCTACTGGTCAAAAGAGAACACGCGCGATTCGTCGTTTAGATATTCTGGATGCCTTTAGAGAATCCGGTAACCAACCATCATGGATGGTCATGGACGTTTTACCAGTGATTCCGCCGGATATTCGTCCAATGGTGCAATTAGAAGGTGGACGTTTTGCGACAAGTGACTTAAATGACTTATATCGTCGTGTTATTAACCGTAATAATCGTTTAAAACGTTTGTTAGACTTAGGCGCACCAAGCATTATTGTTCAAAATGAAAAACGTATGTTGCAAGAAGCGGTGGATGCGTTAATCGACAATGGTCGTCGTGGTCGTGCAGTGACGGGACCGGGAAATCGTCCATTGAAATCTTTATCACATATGTTGAAAGGTAAGCAAGGACGTTTCCGTCAAAACTTATTAGGAAAACGTGTGGACTATTCTGGACGTTCAGTAATCGTTGTGGGTCCTAACTTAAAGATGTACCAATGCGGTTTGCCGAAAGAAATGGCGATTGAATTATTTAAACCATTTGTGATGAAAGAATTGGTTGAGCGTGAAATCGCAACAAATATTAAAAATGCTAAGCGTATGATTGAGACACAAGATGATGCGATTTGGCCAGTTATCGAAGAAGTGATTCGTGAGCACCCAGTATTACTTAACCGAGCACCTACCTTGCACCGTTTAGGTATTCAAGCGTTTGAACCAACCTTAGTTGAGGGACGTGCGATTCGTTTACACCCATTAGTATGTGAGGCGTTCAATGCCGACTTCGATGGGGACCAAATGGCGGTTCACGTACCATTATCTGAAGAAGCACAAGCAGAAGCACGTTTACTAATGTTAGCAGCGCAAAATATCTTGAACCCTAAAGATGGTAAACCAGTTGTTACACCATCACAAGATATGGTCTTAGGTAACTACTACTTAACATTAGAAGAACCAGGACGCGTGGGTGAAGGATTAGTATTAAGTACAGTTGGAGAAGCAGAAATTGCCTACCAAAGCGGATATGCTCACTTGCATACACGTGTAGCTATTCCAGCTAAAGCTTTACCAGGCAAACCATTTACTGAATGGCAAAAATCTCGTTTAATGGTGACAACGATTGGTAAATTATTATTCAATGAAATTATGCCATTAGAGTTCCCTTACTTAAACGAACCAACAAACGAAAACTTAACCGTTCAAACACCGGATAAATATTTCTTAGAGCCAGGTACTAATGTCAAAGAAGCTATTGCGGCGATGGATATGGTGCCACCATTTAAGAAAAAAGACTTTGGTAACATCATTGCGGAAGTCTTCAAACGATTCCATATTACAGAAACCTCTGTCATGTTAGATAAGTTGAAAAACTTAGGTTACAAATACTCAACACGTGCAGGTATTACGGTTGGGGTAGCGGATGTTCTACGTTTAGAATCGAAAGCTGGTATCTTAGAAGAAGCACATAAACGTGTCGATAACATTACTAAACAATATCGTCGTGGTTTAATTACCGAAGATGAGCGTTATGAAAGTGTTATCCGTACGTGGGAGCAAGCCAAAGATAAAGTTCAAGAAGATTTGAAAAACTCATTACCACGCTTGAATCCAATCCATATGATGTCTGATTCAGGTGCCCGTGGTAACATCTCAAACTTTACTCAATTAGCGGGTATGCGTGGTAACATGGCGGCGCCAAGTGGCAAGATTATCGAGTTGCCGATTACGTCAAACTTCCGTGAAGGATTATCTGTCTTGGAAATGTTTATTTCCACTCACGGTGCCCGTAAAGGGATGACCGATACGGCCTTGAAAACAGCCGATTCAGGTTACTTAACACGTCGTTTAGTAGATGTGGCGCAAGATGTTATTATTCGTGAAGATGACTGTGGTACGGATAAAGGGATTGAAGTTACAGAAATTGCTGATGGCAATAGTGTTATCGAATCCTTAGAAGAACGTTTAATCGGACGTTATACGCAAAAAACTGTTCGTCATCCGCAAACCGGTGATGTCATTATCGCTGCAGATAAATTAATTACCGAAGATAAAGCCGCTGAAATTGCAGCGGCGGGTGTCGAAGCCGTTACGATTCGTTCAGTCTTTACCTGTGATACGAAACACGGTGTATGTAAACACTGTTATGGACGTAACTTAGCAACAGGTATGGAAGTTGAAGTGGGTGAAGCGGTTGGTACAATCGCTGCACAATCAATCGGTGAACCAGGTACTCAGTTAACAATGCGTACATTCCATACGGGTGGGGTTGCCGGTGGTGGCGATATCACTCAAGGTTTACCACGTATCCAAGAAATTTTTGAAGCGCGTAATCCAAAAGGTCGTGCAACCATTTCAGAAGTATCCGGTACGGTTGAAACAATTGAAGAAAAAGCAAATGACCGTTCTAAAGACATTACGATTGTTGGTGTGAACGATACTCGTACATATAATGTACCTTACCAATCACGCTTGAAAGTAAAAGAAGGCGATCAAGTTGAACGTGGTCAAGCATTGACTGAAGGTTCGATTGATCCGAAAGAATTATTACGTGTAACTGATGTAATTACCGTTGAAAAATACTTATTACGTGAAGTGCAATCCGTTTATCGCGGCCAAGGGGTAGAAATCGGAGATAAACACGTTGAGGTAATGGTTCGTCAAATGTTACGTAAAGTTCGCGTTATGGATCCGGCATCTACCAATATTTTACCGGGTGCTTTAATGGATATTGCAGACTTTACACAAGCCAATATTGAAGCTATTACAGCCGGTGAAGTGCCAGCGACTGCTCGTCCAGTATTACTAGGAATTACTAAAGCTGCCTTAGAAACAAAATCATTTATTTCTGCAGCTTCATTCCAGGAAACAACTCGTGTCTTAACAGATGCGGCGATTCGTGGTAAGAAAGATGTCTTATTAGGATTGAAAGAAAATGTTACAATCGGTAAATTAATTCCTGCAGGTACAGGTATGGCAAGATATCGTAATATTAAATCGAATCTTGAAGTACCGGTCGAAGCACTATTAGATATGGATGTTACAGCTGTTGAAGACAATTCAGACGTCGAAACACCTACTGTATAA